In Fusarium verticillioides 7600 chromosome 4, whole genome shotgun sequence, the following proteins share a genomic window:
- a CDS encoding hit family protein 1 — MSSCIFCRIIKGDIPSFKLFESDKTLAFLDIGPLSKGHALVIPKHHGAKLADIPDDHLTEILPVVKKIVNATGATDYNILQNNGRIAHQEVDHVHFHMIPKPNETEGLGVKWPTKPADMEQLKAYCEELKAKI; from the exons ATGTCCTCCTGCATCTTCTGTCGCATCATCAAGG GCGATATTCCCTCTTTCAAGCTATTTGAGAGCGACAAGACTCTCGCTTTCCTTGATATTGGTCCTCTCAGCAAGGGCCACGCT CTTGTCATTCCCAAGCACCACGGTGCTAAGCTGGCCGATATTCCCGACGACCACCTCACCGAGATTCTG CctgttgtcaagaagattgtcaaCGCGACTGGTGCCACTGATTACAACATCCTGCAGAACAATGGCCGCATTgctcaccaagaagttgatCAT GTCCACTTCCACATG ATCCCTAAGCCCAACGAGACCGAGGGCCTCGGCGTTAAGTGGCCCACAAAGCCCGCAGATATGGAACAGCTCAAGGCTTACTgtgaggagctcaaggccaagatctAG